In Micromonospora sp. WMMA1363, a genomic segment contains:
- a CDS encoding ADP-ribosylglycohydrolase family protein, which yields MREVTVSTAAAGCLFGLAYGDALGGPTEFMSVADIHGRYGPDGPHELEGDPALVTDDTQMTLAVGMALLDAPTPTPEVLEPLFRQRFSRWAASPDNNRAPGMTCLRACGDLALGLPWTQATVIGSKGCGANMRVAPVGLVAGYDLDTLAGAAQLQAAMTHGHPTALAASELTAYAVRLLRGGAELASLPTLLRTRCHGQRTSYRDEWLGVLWQQPGIPSPADYIARGWDECLHALDRLDLALTLIDDGEDACRITGAGWIAEEALATGLLCAIRHADDPVSALARAATTSGDSDSIACLTGAFLGAALGMPAWPASWRDRIEYVDELTTMGEAWN from the coding sequence GTGCGAGAGGTGACTGTGTCGACTGCGGCAGCGGGGTGTCTGTTCGGACTGGCATACGGCGACGCGCTGGGCGGACCGACCGAGTTCATGTCGGTCGCCGACATCCACGGGCGGTACGGGCCCGACGGTCCGCACGAGTTGGAGGGCGATCCCGCCCTGGTTACCGACGACACCCAGATGACCCTGGCGGTCGGCATGGCACTGTTGGACGCGCCCACACCGACCCCCGAGGTGCTGGAGCCGCTGTTCCGCCAGCGGTTCTCGCGGTGGGCCGCCAGCCCCGACAACAACCGGGCACCCGGCATGACCTGTCTGCGGGCCTGTGGCGACCTCGCACTCGGGCTACCGTGGACACAAGCCACGGTGATCGGTTCCAAGGGCTGCGGCGCGAACATGCGCGTCGCCCCGGTCGGGCTGGTCGCCGGCTACGACCTGGACACCCTTGCCGGCGCGGCGCAGCTACAGGCGGCGATGACCCACGGACACCCGACCGCGCTCGCGGCCAGCGAACTGACCGCGTACGCCGTACGGCTCCTGCGCGGCGGCGCAGAGTTGGCATCCTTGCCCACCCTGCTGCGTACCCGATGCCACGGCCAACGCACCAGCTACCGCGACGAGTGGCTGGGCGTGCTGTGGCAGCAGCCCGGCATCCCCAGCCCCGCCGACTACATCGCCCGAGGCTGGGACGAGTGCCTGCACGCACTGGACCGACTCGATCTCGCCCTCACTCTGATCGACGACGGCGAGGACGCCTGCCGGATCACCGGCGCGGGTTGGATCGCCGAGGAGGCCCTGGCCACCGGACTGCTGTGCGCGATCAGGCATGCCGACGATCCGGTATCCGCCCTTGCCCGCGCCGCCACCACCTCCGGCGACTCCGATTCCATCGCCTGCCTGACCGGCGCATTCCTCGGCGCCGCGCTGGGTATGCCCGCCTGGCCGGCGTCATGGCGTGATCGAATCGAGTACGTTGACGAACTCACCACGATGGGCGAAGCCTGGAACTGA
- a CDS encoding NUDIX domain-containing protein — protein sequence MIPISCVLLVDPRGRLLMQLRDGRASFYPHTWGLPGGHGEPGESPEETARRELYEETGLAPTGPLALFARQDLPAQGLAKHYFCAATRARQEDVVLGEGAAIVFLTAEEVRDGRPYTPGTVETLTRFLASPEYAELTARAAGSSAGSVR from the coding sequence ATGATCCCGATCTCCTGTGTGCTGTTGGTCGATCCGCGCGGCCGGCTGCTGATGCAGCTGCGCGACGGCAGGGCGTCGTTCTATCCGCACACGTGGGGCCTGCCCGGTGGGCACGGTGAGCCGGGGGAGAGTCCGGAGGAGACCGCTCGGCGGGAGCTGTACGAGGAGACCGGGCTGGCCCCGACCGGGCCGCTCGCCCTCTTCGCCCGGCAGGACCTGCCCGCGCAGGGCCTGGCCAAGCACTACTTCTGCGCCGCCACCCGTGCCCGGCAGGAGGACGTGGTGCTCGGTGAGGGTGCCGCCATCGTCTTCCTCACCGCCGAAGAGGTGCGGGACGGTCGCCCCTACACGCCGGGCACCGTCGAGACGCTGACCCGGTTCCTGGCCTCACCTGAGTATGCCGAGCTGACCGCCCGCGCCGCCGGCAGCAGTGCCGGGAGCGTCCGCTGA
- a CDS encoding MFS transporter, translating to MSSVAAPAAPAVVPRSVLVARNGVAVVFALNGLAVATWFGRVPAAREALDLSAGRLGLLLLAMSAGAILAMPTAGLVGQRLGTARTSALATLLLTLGLTMVGVSAGVVSSQAGVAVGLLAVGYGAGTCDVAMNIEGAAVERRLGRTIMPRFHAAWSLGSVAGAGLGAGAARVGLPVTLHLPLIAAVVVAGTLLGTRMFLPAGDTTPAGDTTSPATRRRALLAAWREPRTLLIGLFVLVMAFAEGSANDWVAVAFVDGYDLSEAAGAAVFGVFVVGMTLGRTVGTVALDRWGRVWALAGTILLAVLGAGVAVLAGSGPVAVAGVALWGLGASLGFPVGMSAAADEEDRAPARVSVVAVIGYTAFLGGPPLLGLLGDRVGTLHALLVVPILLLPTLALVPATRPPTGGTPRQPHGRTGSGPAGRKADIRSAAIRPSPDS from the coding sequence GTGAGCAGCGTTGCCGCCCCGGCCGCCCCGGCCGTCGTACCCCGGTCGGTGCTGGTCGCCCGCAACGGGGTCGCGGTGGTCTTCGCCCTCAACGGCCTGGCCGTCGCGACGTGGTTCGGCCGGGTTCCGGCGGCCCGCGAGGCGCTCGACCTCAGCGCCGGACGCCTCGGCCTGCTCCTGCTCGCCATGTCGGCGGGGGCAATCCTGGCGATGCCCACCGCCGGCCTGGTCGGCCAGCGCCTCGGCACCGCGCGCACCTCAGCCCTGGCCACCCTGCTTCTCACGCTCGGCCTGACGATGGTCGGCGTCAGCGCCGGCGTGGTCAGCTCACAGGCCGGCGTGGCGGTCGGCCTGCTTGCCGTCGGCTACGGTGCGGGCACCTGCGACGTCGCGATGAACATCGAGGGTGCTGCCGTCGAGCGACGCCTCGGTCGCACGATCATGCCCCGGTTCCACGCCGCGTGGAGCCTCGGCTCGGTGGCCGGGGCGGGCCTCGGCGCCGGAGCCGCCCGGGTCGGCCTGCCGGTCACCCTCCACCTCCCACTGATCGCGGCGGTGGTGGTGGCCGGGACGCTGCTCGGCACCCGGATGTTCCTGCCGGCCGGCGACACGACACCGGCCGGCGACACCACCTCCCCGGCGACCCGCCGCCGCGCGCTGCTGGCCGCGTGGCGCGAGCCGCGGACCCTGCTCATCGGCCTGTTCGTGCTGGTGATGGCGTTCGCGGAGGGCAGTGCCAACGACTGGGTCGCGGTCGCGTTCGTCGACGGTTACGACCTGAGCGAGGCGGCCGGCGCCGCCGTGTTCGGGGTGTTCGTGGTGGGTATGACCCTCGGCCGTACCGTCGGCACGGTGGCCCTGGATCGGTGGGGACGGGTGTGGGCGCTTGCCGGCACGATCCTGCTTGCCGTGCTCGGCGCGGGCGTGGCGGTCCTGGCCGGCTCCGGGCCGGTGGCCGTCGCCGGGGTGGCCCTGTGGGGACTCGGCGCCTCCCTCGGCTTCCCGGTCGGGATGAGTGCGGCAGCTGACGAGGAGGATCGTGCTCCCGCCCGGGTGAGCGTGGTCGCCGTGATCGGTTACACCGCGTTCCTGGGCGGCCCCCCGTTGCTCGGCCTGCTCGGTGACCGGGTCGGCACCCTGCACGCCCTGCTCGTCGTGCCGATCCTGCTGCTGCCGACCCTCGCGCTGGTCCCCGCCACCCGCCCGCCGACCGGCGGGACGCCTCGTCAACCGCATGGCCGGACTGGGAGCGGGCCGGCGGGGCGGAAAGCGGACATCCGCTCCGCCGCCATCAGGCCGTCGCCGGACTCGTGA
- the cobN gene encoding cobaltochelatase subunit CobN, whose translation MRILLLSTADTDLLAARASGADYRLANPTRVAVDAVPGLLDGVDLAVVRLLGGRQAWPDGLAAVLASGVPTVALGGESVPDAELTAASTVPSGVATQALSYLVEGGPANLAQLARFLSDTVLLTGEGFAPPASTPAYGIHGDRPADPDRPTVGIVFYRAHALAGNTAFVDTLAAAVEAAGGNASPIFCGSLRGLAAGTGPLGLFARCDALLVTVLAAGGTVAADAAGGGDEDAWDVGALAVLDVPVIQALCLTSTREQWAGSDAGLSPLDAAMQVAIPEFDGRIVTVPFSFKQIDADGLSGYEPDLERAARVAGIAVRHARLRRLPNAGKRVAVVLSSYPTKHSRVGNAVGLDTPASAVRLLAALSAAGYDLGEAPAPDDGDELIHALIAAGGHDVEWLTPEQLTTASARVPGETYRRWFDDVPAELREAMRDHWGEPPGELYTDGGDLVLAGLRFGNVALLIQPPRGFGENPVAIYHDPDLPPSHHYLAAYRWLAAPAADGGFGADAVLHLGKHGTLEWLPGKGLGLAADCAPDAVLGDLPLVYPFIVNDPGEGTQAKRRAHAIVVDHLVPPMARAETYGDLAKVEQLLDEYATVQALDPTKVPTVQRQIWQLVRAAELHHDLHQAEMPAADDFDDFVLHLDGYLCEVKDVQIRDGLHVLAAAPTGEARVNLVLAVLRAPQVWGGVRALPGLRQALAASHGLDEAALLAAPGRRVTVPEALTDIVDGPAATAADAVDLIEALARRLVLGMETLGWDPAAAEAVVAEVTGGSVPDATAVLRFAATEVVPRLDRTTDEIDRVLAALDGRFVPPGPSGSPTRGLVNVLPTGRNFYSVDPKAIPSRNAWEVGVALADSLLARYLADTGGYPESVGLTVWGTSAMRTQGDDIAEVLALLGCRPVWDDRSRRVTGVEVVPLAELGRPRIDVSVRISGFFRDAFPHVVALIDDAVRQVAALEEPATDNFVRAHVTEDVAEHGDERRATARIFGSKPGAYGAGLLPLIDARNWRSDADLAEVYAVWGGYAYGRGLNGREARVDMERSFGRIAVAVKNQDTREHDIVDSDDYFQYHGGMVAMVRHLTGASPAAYVGDSAMPHDVRTRTLGEETRRVFRARVVNPRWIAAMRRHGYKGAFELAATVDYLFGYDATAGVVDDWMYERLAEAYLFDRGTRDFLGESNPWALRGITERLLEAADRGLWAEPNPDTLDRLREMYLASEGDLEDRR comes from the coding sequence GTGCGCATCCTGTTGCTGTCCACCGCCGACACCGACCTGCTCGCCGCGCGGGCGAGCGGCGCCGACTATCGCCTCGCCAACCCCACCCGGGTCGCCGTCGATGCCGTACCCGGCCTGCTCGACGGCGTCGACCTGGCCGTGGTACGCCTGCTCGGCGGGCGGCAGGCGTGGCCCGACGGGCTGGCCGCGGTGCTCGCCTCCGGGGTGCCGACGGTCGCCCTGGGCGGTGAGAGCGTGCCGGACGCGGAGTTGACGGCGGCCTCCACGGTGCCCTCCGGGGTGGCCACCCAGGCCTTGTCGTACCTGGTCGAAGGAGGCCCGGCGAACCTGGCCCAGCTGGCCCGCTTCCTCTCCGACACGGTACTGCTGACCGGCGAGGGGTTCGCCCCACCCGCGTCGACCCCGGCGTACGGGATCCACGGTGACCGGCCGGCCGACCCGGACCGGCCCACGGTGGGCATCGTCTTCTACCGGGCACACGCACTGGCCGGCAACACCGCGTTCGTCGACACCCTCGCCGCCGCTGTCGAGGCGGCCGGCGGCAACGCGTCGCCGATCTTCTGCGGCTCGCTGCGCGGGCTGGCCGCCGGCACCGGCCCGCTGGGACTGTTCGCCCGTTGCGACGCGCTGCTGGTCACCGTGCTCGCCGCCGGCGGCACGGTGGCGGCCGACGCCGCCGGCGGTGGCGACGAGGACGCCTGGGACGTGGGTGCGCTCGCCGTCCTCGACGTGCCGGTGATCCAGGCGCTCTGCCTCACCAGCACCCGCGAGCAGTGGGCCGGCAGCGACGCCGGACTGTCCCCACTGGACGCGGCGATGCAGGTGGCCATCCCTGAGTTCGACGGGCGAATCGTCACCGTTCCGTTCTCGTTCAAGCAGATCGACGCCGACGGGCTGTCGGGATACGAGCCGGACCTGGAACGGGCCGCCCGGGTGGCTGGCATCGCGGTGCGGCACGCCCGGCTGCGGCGGCTGCCGAACGCCGGCAAGCGGGTCGCCGTCGTGCTCAGCTCGTACCCGACGAAACACTCCCGGGTCGGCAACGCCGTCGGCCTGGACACGCCGGCGAGCGCGGTACGGCTGCTCGCCGCGCTCTCCGCCGCCGGGTACGACCTGGGGGAGGCACCGGCACCCGACGACGGGGACGAGCTCATCCACGCACTCATCGCCGCCGGGGGACACGACGTCGAGTGGCTCACCCCGGAGCAGCTCACCACCGCGTCCGCGCGGGTGCCGGGGGAGACGTACCGGCGCTGGTTCGACGACGTGCCGGCGGAGCTGCGCGAGGCGATGCGGGACCATTGGGGTGAACCGCCCGGCGAGTTGTACACCGACGGCGGTGACCTCGTGCTGGCCGGTCTGCGCTTCGGCAACGTGGCCCTGCTGATCCAGCCGCCGCGTGGCTTCGGGGAGAACCCGGTCGCCATCTACCACGACCCGGACCTGCCGCCGAGCCACCACTACCTGGCCGCGTACCGGTGGCTGGCGGCACCGGCGGCGGACGGTGGCTTCGGCGCGGACGCCGTGCTGCACCTGGGCAAGCACGGCACCCTGGAGTGGCTGCCCGGTAAGGGCCTCGGACTGGCCGCCGACTGCGCCCCGGACGCGGTGCTGGGCGACCTGCCCCTGGTCTATCCGTTCATCGTCAACGACCCTGGGGAGGGGACGCAGGCCAAGCGCCGCGCCCACGCCATCGTCGTCGATCACCTCGTGCCACCGATGGCGCGCGCCGAGACGTACGGCGACCTGGCCAAGGTGGAACAGCTCCTGGACGAGTACGCGACCGTGCAGGCCCTCGACCCGACCAAGGTTCCCACCGTGCAGCGCCAGATCTGGCAGCTGGTCCGGGCCGCCGAGCTGCACCACGACCTGCACCAGGCCGAGATGCCGGCCGCCGACGACTTCGACGACTTCGTGCTGCACCTCGACGGCTACCTGTGCGAGGTCAAGGACGTGCAGATTCGCGACGGCCTGCACGTGTTGGCCGCCGCGCCCACTGGGGAGGCGCGGGTCAACCTCGTGCTCGCCGTGCTGCGCGCCCCACAGGTGTGGGGTGGCGTCCGTGCCCTGCCCGGCCTGCGCCAGGCGCTCGCCGCGAGCCACGGTCTGGACGAGGCCGCGTTACTCGCCGCGCCGGGGCGGCGGGTGACCGTGCCGGAGGCGTTGACCGACATCGTCGACGGACCGGCCGCCACCGCCGCCGACGCTGTCGACCTCATCGAGGCGCTGGCTCGGCGGCTCGTCCTCGGGATGGAGACGCTCGGCTGGGACCCGGCCGCGGCCGAGGCGGTCGTCGCCGAGGTTACCGGCGGGTCGGTGCCGGACGCGACCGCCGTGCTGCGGTTCGCCGCCACCGAAGTCGTGCCGCGGCTGGACCGCACCACCGACGAGATCGATCGGGTGCTCGCCGCGCTCGACGGGCGGTTCGTGCCGCCCGGTCCGTCCGGCTCGCCGACCCGTGGTCTGGTCAACGTGCTCCCCACCGGGCGCAACTTCTACTCCGTCGACCCGAAAGCGATCCCCAGTCGCAACGCCTGGGAGGTGGGGGTGGCGTTGGCCGACTCGCTGCTCGCCCGGTACCTCGCGGACACTGGCGGATACCCAGAATCGGTGGGCCTCACGGTCTGGGGCACCAGCGCCATGCGGACCCAGGGTGACGACATCGCCGAGGTGCTCGCGTTGCTCGGCTGCCGACCGGTCTGGGACGACCGCTCCCGTCGGGTCACCGGTGTCGAGGTGGTGCCCCTCGCCGAGCTCGGCCGGCCCCGCATCGACGTCAGCGTGCGGATCTCCGGGTTCTTCCGGGACGCCTTCCCACACGTCGTGGCGCTCATCGACGACGCGGTGCGGCAGGTGGCCGCGCTGGAGGAGCCCGCCACCGACAACTTCGTCCGCGCTCACGTGACGGAGGACGTCGCCGAGCACGGTGACGAGCGCCGGGCCACTGCCCGCATCTTCGGCTCCAAGCCGGGGGCGTACGGGGCCGGGCTGCTGCCGCTCATCGACGCCCGGAACTGGCGCAGCGACGCCGACCTCGCCGAGGTGTACGCGGTCTGGGGCGGCTACGCGTACGGGCGGGGGCTGAACGGGCGGGAGGCACGGGTCGACATGGAACGTTCCTTCGGGCGTATCGCCGTCGCGGTGAAGAACCAGGACACCCGCGAGCACGACATCGTGGACTCCGACGACTACTTCCAGTACCACGGCGGGATGGTGGCGATGGTCCGCCACCTCACCGGCGCCTCACCGGCCGCGTACGTGGGTGACTCGGCGATGCCGCACGACGTGCGTACCCGCACGCTCGGCGAGGAGACCCGGCGGGTGTTCCGGGCCCGGGTGGTCAACCCGCGCTGGATCGCCGCGATGCGCCGCCACGGCTACAAGGGCGCCTTCGAGCTGGCGGCCACCGTGGACTACCTGTTCGGCTACGACGCCACCGCCGGCGTGGTCGACGACTGGATGTACGAGCGCCTCGCCGAGGCGTACCTGTTCGACCGCGGGACGCGGGACTTCCTCGGTGAGTCGAACCCGTGGGCCCTGCGCGGCATCACCGAGCGGCTCCTGGAGGCCGCCGACCGCGGTCTGTGGGCCGAGCCGAACCCGGACACCCTGGACCGGCTCCGCGAGATGTACCTGGCCAGCGAGGGCGACCTGGAGGACCGGCGGTGA
- the cobO gene encoding cob(I)yrinic acid a,c-diamide adenosyltransferase — MPQGKPSHVPADGLTTRQRRNRPLLIVHTGQMKGKSTAAFGLALRAWTAGLPIGVFQFVKSAKWRVGEENAFRALGEVHTRTGQGAPVSWHKMGEGWSWIQRGGEADHAADAREGWRQIQRDLAAERYGLYVLDEFTYPMAWGWVDVAEVVATLATRPGFQHVVITGRDADPRLVAAADLVAELTKVKHPMDTGQKGQKGIEW; from the coding sequence ATGCCGCAGGGGAAGCCCTCGCACGTGCCCGCGGACGGGTTGACCACCCGGCAGCGGCGGAACCGGCCGCTACTGATCGTCCACACCGGGCAGATGAAGGGGAAGTCGACCGCCGCGTTCGGGCTGGCGTTGCGGGCGTGGACCGCAGGGCTCCCGATCGGGGTGTTCCAGTTCGTCAAGAGCGCCAAGTGGCGGGTGGGGGAGGAGAACGCCTTCCGCGCGCTCGGCGAGGTCCACACGCGTACCGGCCAGGGCGCCCCGGTCAGCTGGCACAAGATGGGTGAGGGCTGGTCGTGGATCCAACGTGGCGGCGAGGCCGACCATGCGGCCGACGCCCGCGAGGGGTGGCGGCAGATCCAGCGTGACCTGGCCGCCGAGCGGTACGGCCTGTACGTGCTCGACGAGTTCACCTACCCCATGGCGTGGGGTTGGGTGGACGTGGCCGAGGTGGTCGCCACCCTCGCCACCCGTCCCGGTTTCCAGCACGTCGTCATCACCGGCCGCGATGCCGACCCGCGCCTGGTCGCCGCCGCCGACCTGGTTGCCGAGCTGACGAAGGTCAAGCATCCGATGGACACCGGCCAGAAGGGCCAGAAAGGCATCGAGTGGTGA
- a CDS encoding cobyrinate a,c-diamide synthase: MTGAPATPWALPRVVVAAPASGHGKTTVATGLLAALRRRGLAVSPHKVGPDYIDPGYHALAAGRPGRNLDPWLVGPERIAPLLRHAASAPTPADIAVIEGVMGLHDGAVGRRGFASTAHVARLVGAPVLLVLDTTAQGRSAAALVLGMRAFDPGVRTGGVILNRVGSPRHESLLRDALAEVGVPVLGAISRVAEVAAPSRHLGLVPVAERAPEAIAMVDALAALVESAVDLDGVFDLARSAPPLTTPEWDPAVAVGGPAGAVRPVVAVAAGPAFTFGYAETSELLAAAGAVVVPFDPLRDPALPTGTRAIVIGGGFPELHVEALAANTGLRADLAAFDGPVVAECAGLLYLGRELDGVPMCGRLALTARMTGRLTVGYRDAVAAADSPVHTEGEPVRGHEFHRTVTDPGHGDRPAWRWTGAEHGFVSGPVHASYLHTHWAGRPQVARRLVEAAG; the protein is encoded by the coding sequence GTGACCGGCGCTCCGGCTACGCCGTGGGCGTTGCCCCGGGTGGTGGTCGCCGCGCCGGCCAGTGGGCACGGCAAGACCACGGTCGCCACCGGGCTGCTCGCCGCGCTGCGCCGCCGAGGCCTCGCGGTCAGTCCGCACAAGGTCGGCCCGGACTACATCGACCCCGGCTACCACGCGCTCGCCGCCGGCCGGCCCGGTCGTAACCTCGACCCCTGGCTGGTCGGCCCGGAACGGATCGCCCCGCTGCTGCGGCACGCCGCGAGCGCGCCCACGCCGGCCGACATCGCGGTGATCGAGGGGGTCATGGGACTGCACGACGGTGCCGTCGGCCGTCGCGGCTTCGCCTCCACCGCCCACGTCGCCCGGTTGGTCGGTGCGCCCGTACTGCTGGTGCTGGATACCACCGCGCAGGGGCGCAGCGCCGCCGCCCTGGTACTCGGGATGCGGGCGTTCGATCCGGGCGTGCGGACCGGCGGGGTGATCCTCAACCGGGTCGGCTCGCCCCGGCACGAGTCGCTGCTGCGCGATGCGCTCGCCGAGGTCGGCGTACCGGTGCTGGGCGCGATCAGCCGGGTCGCCGAGGTGGCCGCCCCGTCCCGGCACCTCGGACTGGTGCCGGTCGCCGAGCGGGCCCCCGAGGCAATCGCCATGGTCGACGCGTTGGCCGCGCTGGTCGAGTCCGCCGTGGACCTTGACGGTGTGTTCGACCTGGCCCGCAGCGCTCCGCCGCTGACCACCCCGGAGTGGGATCCGGCCGTGGCCGTTGGGGGCCCCGCGGGGGCCGTGCGTCCAGTGGTCGCGGTCGCCGCCGGCCCGGCCTTCACCTTCGGGTACGCCGAGACGAGCGAGTTGCTCGCCGCCGCCGGCGCGGTTGTCGTCCCGTTCGACCCGCTGCGCGACCCGGCGCTGCCGACCGGCACCCGTGCGATCGTGATCGGCGGCGGTTTCCCCGAGTTGCACGTCGAAGCCCTCGCCGCCAACACCGGGCTGCGCGCCGACCTCGCCGCGTTCGACGGGCCGGTGGTGGCCGAGTGCGCCGGCCTGCTTTATCTGGGGCGCGAGTTGGACGGCGTGCCGATGTGCGGCCGGCTCGCGCTGACCGCCCGGATGACCGGCCGGCTCACCGTCGGCTATCGGGACGCCGTCGCCGCCGCCGACTCCCCGGTGCACACCGAGGGCGAACCGGTACGCGGCCACGAGTTCCATCGCACGGTCACCGACCCCGGCCACGGCGACCGGCCGGCGTGGCGCTGGACCGGCGCCGAGCACGGCTTCGTCTCCGGCCCGGTGCACGCCTCCTATCTGCACACCCACTGGGCGGGGCGACCCCAGGTGGCCCGGCGGCTGGTCGAGGCGGCCGGGTGA
- the cobI gene encoding precorrin-2 C(20)-methyltransferase: protein MTATLIGIGVGPGDPELLTLRAVRVLREAELVFVPVLDRYGADGAAAPGRAESTVTPHVPPDRLRRLPFALDDRGGVTARRERAWDGAARAVVAAVDGGAQTMAFATIGDPNVYSTFGYLAQTIQAWRADITVRTVPGITAMQELAARSGVPLCEGREPLTLLPATAGLALFADAVSGPGTVVAYKGWRRHPELLAELRRQGRLGDAVLGRGLGLPGEHVGPAAEAADDLPYLSTLLVPARRDQRGGKL from the coding sequence GTGACCGCCACGCTGATCGGGATCGGGGTGGGCCCCGGCGACCCGGAACTACTCACCCTGCGCGCGGTACGGGTGCTGCGCGAGGCGGAGCTGGTGTTCGTCCCGGTGCTGGACCGGTACGGCGCCGACGGCGCCGCCGCTCCCGGCCGGGCCGAGTCCACCGTCACCCCGCACGTCCCGCCGGATCGACTGCGCCGGCTGCCGTTCGCCCTCGACGATCGGGGCGGGGTGACCGCCCGCCGGGAACGAGCCTGGGACGGCGCCGCCCGGGCGGTGGTCGCCGCCGTCGACGGCGGCGCCCAGACGATGGCCTTCGCCACGATCGGCGACCCCAACGTGTACTCCACCTTCGGATACCTGGCGCAGACCATTCAGGCCTGGCGGGCCGACATCACCGTCCGGACCGTCCCGGGCATCACCGCGATGCAGGAACTCGCGGCCCGCAGCGGCGTGCCGCTCTGCGAGGGGCGGGAACCGCTCACGCTGCTGCCGGCCACCGCCGGCCTGGCGCTCTTCGCCGACGCGGTGTCCGGTCCGGGCACCGTTGTCGCCTACAAGGGCTGGCGCCGTCACCCCGAGCTGCTCGCCGAGCTGCGCCGACAGGGCCGGCTCGGCGACGCGGTGCTCGGCCGGGGGCTCGGCCTGCCCGGCGAGCACGTCGGGCCGGCCGCCGAGGCCGCCGACGACCTGCCGTACCTGTCGACGCTGTTGGTCCCGGCCCGCCGGGACCAGCGGGGAGGGAAGCTGTGA
- the cobM gene encoding precorrin-4 C(11)-methyltransferase, with protein MTSGTVWFVGAGPGAADLLTLRAARVIAAADVVVWAASLVHADVLAHARPDAEIVDSSQLPIEGVLPLYRRAADAGLTVARIHSGDPALWGAMQEQLDLCRALGLAVEVVPGVSAFTAVAALVGRELTIPEVAQSVILTRLEGGRTPMPPGERVREFARHGTTMALFLSAARSSQVQAELLAGGYPADTPAVVAYQATWPDEVVVRCTVGTLAATVKERRLWKHTLFLVGPALAASGTRSHLYHPGHFHTYRRAEPAARAALRRSRAGGVAPPAAADAFDADGEVRGGGGAT; from the coding sequence GTGACCAGCGGAACCGTGTGGTTCGTCGGCGCCGGACCCGGCGCGGCCGACCTGCTGACCCTGCGCGCCGCCCGGGTGATCGCCGCCGCCGACGTGGTGGTGTGGGCGGCCAGCCTGGTACACGCCGACGTGCTTGCCCACGCCCGGCCGGACGCCGAGATCGTCGACTCCTCGCAGTTGCCGATCGAGGGGGTGTTGCCGCTGTACCGGCGGGCCGCCGACGCGGGGCTGACCGTGGCCCGGATCCACTCCGGGGACCCGGCCCTGTGGGGGGCGATGCAGGAACAGCTCGACCTGTGCCGGGCGCTCGGCCTGGCGGTGGAGGTGGTACCCGGCGTCTCCGCGTTCACCGCAGTCGCCGCGCTTGTCGGCCGGGAGCTGACCATCCCTGAGGTCGCCCAGTCGGTGATCCTCACCCGACTGGAGGGTGGGCGGACGCCGATGCCGCCGGGTGAGCGGGTCCGCGAGTTCGCCCGGCACGGCACCACGATGGCGCTGTTCCTCTCCGCCGCCCGCTCCTCGCAGGTGCAGGCCGAGCTGCTGGCTGGAGGGTATCCGGCGGACACCCCGGCGGTCGTCGCGTATCAGGCGACCTGGCCGGACGAGGTGGTGGTGCGCTGCACCGTCGGCACGCTGGCCGCCACGGTCAAGGAACGCCGCCTGTGGAAGCACACGCTCTTCTTGGTCGGGCCGGCCCTGGCCGCGTCCGGTACCCGCTCGCATCTGTACCACCCCGGGCACTTCCACACCTACCGCCGGGCCGAGCCGGCTGCCCGGGCCGCACTGCGTCGGTCCCGCGCCGGGGGCGTCGCGCCGCCGGCCGCCGCCGACGCGTTCGATGCGGACGGCGAGGTGCGCGGCGGGGGCGGGGCGACGTGA